In Tripterygium wilfordii isolate XIE 37 chromosome 15, ASM1340144v1, whole genome shotgun sequence, one DNA window encodes the following:
- the LOC120017086 gene encoding uncharacterized protein LOC120017086 — protein sequence MAYLFELIATVIIFVATKPFSLCKSACTAGVRTVAIVIHTWIELVQAAIVFHLNLFWRALILFVALITLPMRVLSALQKERLLEQHVHDMHTELENMVWDMKELQDRLRTALKERKIMELMLAEVEDENDKAVEKIELLKGELQNLKHENIRLKEIIGKELWSFRGHGNTGVRQDIDVSNSSSCGIARGIPSWNSSNEGSDIVYQDPMMERDSWDNQSKTEMPAVLSTKSSDSGPIRPFTANFAFRNLDTDYDLHQRRAVALSQSLFSAVLSLLVGIVIWHAEDPCMPLVVALFTIVGMSLKSVVQFFSTINNKPASDAVALLSFNCFILGTLTYPTLPRFARMLAPLALSLVNRQ from the exons TGCAAATCGGCATGCACGGCAGGCGTGAGAACAGTAGCCATTGTTATTCACACATGGATTGAACTGGTACAAGCTGCAATCGTCTTCCATTTGAATCTGTTTTGGAGAGCATTGATTTTGTTCGTAGCTCTGATAACTCTTCCTATGCGTGTTTTGTCTGCCTTACAAAAGGAGAGGCTG CTAGAACAGCATGTGCATGACATGCATACTGAGTTGGAGAATATGGTGTGGGATATGAAGGAACTTCAAGACCGTCTCCGTACAGCCCTTAAAGAGCGTAAAATAATGGAGTTGATGCTAGCAGAAGTTGAAGACGAAAATGATAAGGCTGTTGAGAAAATTGAACTGCTAAAGGGTGAG TTACAAAATCTAAAGCATGAAAACATTAGGCTGAAGGAGATTATTGGTAAAGAGCTTTGGAGCTTCAGAGGCCATGGTAACACTGGGGTTCGGCAAGATATTGACGTTTCTAATTCCAGCAGCTGTGGCATTGCGCGTGGCATCCCGTCATGGAACTCCAGTAACGAGGGAAGTGACATTGTCTACCAAGACCCCATGATGGAAAGAGACTCATGGGACAATCAGAGCAAAACTGAAATGCCCGCTGTCTTAAGTACAAAATCCTCAGACAGTGGGCCCATACGTCCATTTACTGCTAATTTTGCCTTTAGAAATTTAGACACAGATTATGATCTTCACCAAAGACGAGCCGTGGCACTTTCTCAGAGTCTTTTCAGTGCAGTGCTGTCACTTTTAGTTGGAATTGTTATCTGGCATGCTGAAGACCCTTGCATGCCCCTTGTGGTGGCTCTTTTCACTATTGTTGGTATGTCGCTGAAGAGCGTGGTTCAATTTTTCTCCACTATAAATAATAAGCCTGCTTCTGATGCAGTTGCACTCTTAAGCTTTAACTGTTTCATACTTGGCACACTGACTTACCCGACCCTGCCTAGGTTTGCCCGAATGTTGGCTCCACTAGCCTTAAGCCTTGTGAACCGACAATGA